A region of Arabidopsis thaliana chromosome 5, partial sequence DNA encodes the following proteins:
- a CDS encoding Uncharacterized protein family (UPF0497) (Uncharacterised protein family (UPF0497); FUNCTIONS IN: molecular_function unknown; INVOLVED IN: biological_process unknown; LOCATED IN: membrane; EXPRESSED DURING: seedling growth; CONTAINS InterPro DOMAIN/s: Uncharacterised protein family UPF0497, trans-membrane plant (InterPro:IPR006702); BEST Arabidopsis thaliana protein match is: Uncharacterised protein family (UPF0497) (TAIR:AT3G53850.1); Has 207 Blast hits to 207 proteins in 15 species: Archae - 0; Bacteria - 0; Metazoa - 0; Fungi - 0; Plants - 207; Viruses - 0; Other Eukaryotes - 0 (source: NCBI BLink).) yields the protein MKKMIGSPGTMSGLILRLGQCATAAASIGVMVSSYDFSNYTAFCFLVASMGLQLIWSFGLACLDVYAIRRKSDLRSPILLSLFTVGDWVTALLALAAACSSAGVTVLFTKDTEFCRQQPALSCDRFQISVGLSFFNWFLAAISSHTMFWILI from the exons atgaagaagatgattggGAGTCCTGGAACAATGAGTGGGTTGATACTGAGACTAGGGCAATGTGCAACTGCTGCTGCTTCCATTGGTGTTATGGTTTCTTCTTACGACTTTTCCAATTACACTGCTTTCTG CTTCTTAGTCGCATCTATGGGTCTTCAATTGATATGGAGCTTTGGACTTGCGTGTCTTGATGTATATGCGATAAGGAGAAAAAGTGATTTACGAAGCCCTATCTTATTGAGCCTTTTCACTGTTGGTGATTGG GTCACTGCACTTCTCGCTCTTGCAGCCGCGTGTTCCTCTGCAGGAGTTACTGTTTTATTCACTAAAGACACTGAGTTTTGCAGGCAGCAACCCGCTCTCTCTTGCGATAGGTTTCAGATTTCTGTTGgtttatctttctttaattGGTTTTTAGCTGCTATATCGTCTCATACCATGTTTTGGATCTTGATAtga
- a CDS encoding Mitochondrial glycoprotein family protein (Mitochondrial glycoprotein family protein; INVOLVED IN: biological_process unknown; LOCATED IN: chloroplast, mitochondrial matrix; EXPRESSED IN: 23 plant structures; EXPRESSED DURING: 13 growth stages; CONTAINS InterPro DOMAIN/s: Mitochondrial glycoprotein (InterPro:IPR003428); BEST Arabidopsis thaliana protein match is: Mitochondrial glycoprotein family protein (TAIR:AT3G55605.1); Has 498 Blast hits to 497 proteins in 162 species: Archae - 0; Bacteria - 2; Metazoa - 46; Fungi - 134; Plants - 219; Viruses - 0; Other Eukaryotes - 97 (source: NCBI BLink).), which produces MALSTVFRRASSTVANLAFRAGRSPVSFRSGAVSVERLIRGSHQIRRGSVSSFSVSSFSTESAISKTTADENLVSVIESEIECAVAEEAPHDTDFLEDKPEGFPFEIIDNSGERTVLLTRKFEDETIQVEVDSVASYDDEDEEEEAEPNNEEDDEDQESSGKVRVPMVVSVQKGDGVCLEFGVSAYPDEIVIDSLSIKQPQGSDNDLAYEGPDFDDLDENLQKAFHRYLEIRGIKPSFTTFLADYVANKDSREYLQWLKDLKSFVEK; this is translated from the exons ATGGCGTTGAGCACCGTGTTTCGTCGAGCTTCGTCAACAGTAGCCAATCTTGCTTTCCGTGCGGGTAGATCTCCGGTTAGCTTCCGCAGTGGCGCTGTCTCCGTCGAGAGGCTGATTCGTGGTAGCCACCAGATCAGGCGTGGATCGGTTAGTTCATTCTCAGTCTCGAGCTTTTCGACGGAAAGTGCGATCTCTAAAACAACCGCCGACGAGAATCTTGTTAGCGTTATCGAATCTGAAATCGAATGCGCCGTCGCAGAGGAGGCTCCTCATGACACTGACTTC TTGGAAGATAAGCCAGAAGGGTTTCCATTTGAAATCATTGATAATTCAGGGGAGAGAACTGTGTTGCTGACAAGGAAATTTGAGGATGAAACCATCCAAGTGGAAGTTGACTCTGTTGCTTcttatgatgatgaagatgaagaagaggaagcagaaccaaacaatgaagaagacgatgaagatcAAGAGAGCTCGGGTAAAGTCCGGGTTCCGATGGTTGTTAGTGTGCAGAAAGGTGATGGTGTGTGTCTTGAGTTTGGAGTCAGCGCATACCCGGATGAGATTGTGATTGATAGTTTATCGATCAAACAACCGCAAGGATCTGATAATGACCTTGCTTACGAAGGACCTGACTTTGA TGACTTGGATGAGAATTTGCAGAAGGCTTTCCACAGGTACTTGGAGATCAGAGGTATTAAACCAAGCTTCACTACCTTTCTGGCAGATTATGTGGCCAACAAAGATAGCAGAGAGTATCTTCAATGGCTCAAGGATCTCAAGTCTTTTGTCGAGAAGTGA